Genomic window (Spirosoma sp. KCTC 42546):
TTTACTACCTATCTCAACTCATTGATGGGTGTGAGAGTGAGCCCGTTGCCAGCAAGCTGCGTATCCTCTGGAAAGCGGGTGGTGGCCCTGGGGTAATAAACCCGATGCAATACAACTATCTATATGGGCAGGTAGTCTATTGCCAGGGAGAGCAAGCCTTTCCCCTAAATGTCAATGGACATAGGCCACCCCCCGAGAATTATCAGGTCGCTTATTGGTTGGGTGACCCCTTAGATCAGCCCACACCAACCCGTACATTCATCCCCCCCACGCCGGATACCAGCCAGCCTGGTTATACAACGTATAGCATGAATCTGTTTCCAATTGATTATAGCAAAGGCTGCGGGAATGATAACCTGCTCACCTATACGCATGTGAAAGTGACAGTTACGCCAACGCCGACCAAGCCTATAGCCGCCACTGGCCTAATTGAGTATTATCAGGGACAACCTTCAGCGCCCTTGAGTGCTTCAACTACTGACAGTACGGCTACCTTGGTCTGGTATGGTACGAACGCCACTGGTGGCACCAGCTCGGTGGCCGCTCCACTCCCCCCCACCGACCAGAGCGGGGAATTTACCTATTACGTAGCCCAAAAAGTTGGCACTTGCGAAGGGGCTCGAACGGCACTCACTATACGCATCAATCCCTTGCTGGGTTTAGACGATTCTTGGTTAGAAACGCATAGTCAAGTGTATCCCAACCCGGTGAATGCATGGTTAACGGTGCAGGTCAGCGGGGTATCCGTTCAACACCCCGCTAAGCTGGAAATAGTAGATTTGACCGGCCGATCTTTACAAAAATACACCAGTCAACAGGAAACCAGTGTCTTAAGCCTAGATAGGTACGCAAGCGGGAGTTATTACTTACGAATCCAGATGGATAATAAACAACTCGTGAAGCGGATTGTGAAGCTATAAATAAAGCCAGCTATACGTATTGAACGTTTCGCACACCCCACTTCAATTCGTCGGTCAGCATATAATCAGGAACGATCATTGTTTCTATGAAAAATATCAGATCCTGAGTGATCCCCGGAACGCCCTGGCGGCATAATAGGAATCGGCACCGTTGTGATACACGAAAACCATGTTGTAGCGAAAATCACAAAAAAGGGCACCACCGAGTTTTCTGATCTCATCTGGTGTAACTATCCAGCTCGATGTTTTCATATCGAAATTTCCAAGTTGTTGCAGCTTCCGATAGTCCTCTTCCGTTAGCAGGTCAATGCCCATCTCGGCAGCCATATCAAGAGCGCTCGTTGCAGGTTTGTTTTCTTTCCTCGCTTCCAGTGCTTTACGGTCGTAACAAACACTTCTGCGGCCCTTAGGGCTTTCGGCAGAGCAGTCATAGAAAATGTATTCACCCGTCTTCGTATCCTGACCAATCACATCCGGTTCGCCCCCCGTTCGTTCCATTTCGTGGAGCGACCAGAGTTTTTCAGCACTAACCTGCCCAGCAGACAGGCTAACCTCCAGCTTTGCTTGTACGTCAGCCCAATCAAGGCCTTCGTGACGGTTCCTATATTTCTCAAAACGGGCTTTCAATGTGTTCAATAGTGATTCCCATTGTTCGGCTGACAACTCTTTTTTAGTGCTGCTCATGGTGTTCATTCATTTAAAGTATTTGTGTTAACTATACTATTTTAAGCTACCTGCAATATCTTGTAATCGGTTATGGGCCATATTTAAACCCCTGGGCATACCTAGCTGCATCATTTGGTCTCTGTGTGCAACTGACCTATACACTATATGCATGTTAAGTTTGCTGGTATGGTCCGTGAGTTGTTCAAATTCCAGGAACTCAAGCTGGGGGCCAAACCGGACTGCCGAAGTGGGCGTATTCTCCATTTCAAATGTCCGCGTGATTTTCTGGTTTGGGCTAAACTCATGAACGACCCCACTAAACCCGTATTTGTTACCACGAGGATCAGTTGTTTCAAATTGGTAACTGCCGTGCTTTTTATTGTCAAGTTTCAGCACTTTCGTTCCCATCCATTGCTCAACAATCTCAGGATCTGTATAGGCTTTAAAAAGTAACGCTACTGGCAAATCAAATTCTCTTGTAATTAGTAATTCCTGCTTACCCTCTTCGGCATTGAGTTTTGTTATTTGCTCCATAGTAGTCTATTGCTCCGATTTATACGTCTTCATAATCGATTCTAATTTGTTGAATCGATCATCCCACAGTTGTCGGAATGACTCAATAAATTCAGCGACTTCCTTCATTTTTTTTGCATTGATGTAATAGTAAATTTCTCTGCCGTTTTGTTTTTGTTCGAGCAATTCGCACTCGGTTAGTATTTGAATATGCTTTGAAATTGTTTGCCGTGATGAGTCGAAATTATCGGCAATGGCTCCTGGCGTTAATGCCTGCACCGCAAGCAGGGTTAGAATGGCCCTTCTGGTAGGGTCAGCAATTGCCTGGAATACATCTCTACGTGATTTCATTGTGCAGCTATTTGACTGCAAATATACGTGCAGTCAGTTAACTGCACAAATTTTTGGGTACTTAGTTTGATAAGAGCGCTGCCGATGGCCCGGCATGGTAGTCAGATAAAACGGATGAGTTAGTTTACCGGTAGTTAAAAATTCGGGTTATCCTACTTCTAGCAGTAATCCAATTGACACCTAGTACGTTATGACCTACCTTCCGCGTATTGGCACACGCTTACTGCCACTTAGCCTGGTTCTACTGTCCAATCTCTTAACCCAGATAGCGGTTGCTCAATCAGCTCAGTTGCGCACGCACATCATTCACCCGCTGAAACTGGAGCAGGTGCGCGTCAACGACTTATTCTGGAGCCCCAAGCTAAAGGTCTGGGATTCGAAAACGGTGTACGATGTGTTAGATAAACTGGAGGGCCGTTACGAACCCGACCTCCCGGATTTGATCAAGGAGAAAGCGAAGTTGGGTCGTACGCGAAACGCCTTTCTGAACTTCGATCTGGTAGCGCAGGGAAAGAAAAATACGGGTAGTCACGATGGACCGCCCTGGTATGATGGGCTGGTATACGAAACCATTCGCGGAGCCGCGGATCTGCTGGTCGAGTACCCCGATCCGAAACTGGAGCAGAAACTTGACGGTTACATCGACCGTATTGCCGCAGCTCAGGCCGCTGATCCGGATGGCTACCTGAACACCTACACAACCCTGGAAAAGCCTACGCAGCGATGGGGCACTAACGGTGGGGATGATAAATGGCAGCACGATGTCTATAACGCCGGTATGCTCATTGAAGCCGCCGTGCATTATTACAAAGCGACGCATAAGACCAAACTGCTTGATGTAGCAACCAAATTCAGCAACTACATGTATCGGGAAATGGGCCCTTTCCCAAAAAAGAATGTCATTCCCGGACATGGCGGGCCGGAAGAAGCCATTCTGAAACTCTACTGGCTGTTTAAAGATGAACCGGCCCTGAAAGCGAAGATGAGTGTACCCGTAAACGAGAATCAGTACTACCAACTGGCAACGTTCTGGATTGAAAACCGGGGCAATCATGGTGATAAAGACGGTCGGTATGCCCGCAAGAGTGACGAGTCGTACAATCAGGATCACATGTCTGTCTTTCAGCAGCGGACTATAGAGGGTCATGCCGTGCGGGCGACCTTACTGGCCACCGGCATAGCGGCTACGGCACTGGAAAATAACGACCCTCGCTACGTGGAAACAGCCAATGCTTATTGGGATAATATGATTGGTAAACGGATGTTCATTACAGGGGGCGAAGGGGCCATTGCCGATGGCGAACGGTTCGGGGCTAACTTTTTTATGCCCGAATCGGCTTATCTGGAATCCTGTGCCGCTATTGGCTCGGCATTTTTCAGCCAGCGTATGAATGAACTGGAAGCCGACGGCAAGTACATCGACGAACTGGAACGGGTCTTATACAACAACCTGCTATCCAGCATTTCGCTCCAGGGCGATCATTACTTCTACGAGAATCCGCTGGTGGCAACCGACCACAAACGCTGGGCCTGGCATGGTTGTCCGTGTTGCCCGCCTATGCTGCTGAAAATGGTATCGGCCCTACCAGGTTTTATTTACGCCTACGACAAGGATGCCGCCTATGTGAACCTGTTTATTGGGAGTCAGGCCGACCTTACCGTTGCGGGAACTAACGTCAACCTAAAGCAGGTGACTCATTACCCCTGGAAAGGTGAGTCCGTGATTGTGGTAAATCCGGCAGCTACGAAAGCCTTTACAGTAAAGGTGCGCATACCCGGCTGGGCACACAGTCAGGAGAACCCATTTAATTTATATACATCCGCCGTTCGGGAAGCGGTGGTGCTGAAGGTGAACGGGAAATCGGTGGCCACGCAGCCTCAGGACGGGTACGTGGCCATTCATCGAACCTGGAAAAAAGGCGACCGTATTGAACTGAACCTGCCGATGCAGCCCCGGATTGTATCCCCCAGCGATTCGATTCAGACCATCAAAGGCAAGGTAGCGCTGGCCTCCGGCCCAATGGTATATGGCCTGGAAGGCATCGATAACCCCACCCTAAATGAGCTTACACTGCCCGCCAACACCCCCCTGATGCTAACCTACCAAACGGCCCTGCTAAACGGTGTCAACGTGATTACGGGGCAGGGGCAGGATAAAAACGGAAAGGCGATAAACTTCAGCGCCATTCCGTTTTACACCTTCGGTAACCGGGGAGTTTACCCATATAAAGTCTGGGTGCCAAAATAAACTCTCAGGCTTCTATCACGGTGATAATCAGTAGTAACAGGAATAATAGAATTCATTTTGGCCAATACCAGCTCAAACGAATCATACCCCCAACCCGCTGAAGGGTAGGGCTGTTTAGTGCTAGCGTCTTTACCCCCCGGCCCCCTAAAGGGGGAGCACTCCAAAGTGGATTTTCTCCCCCTTTAGGGGGCCGGGGGGGTAAAGGCAAGACAACAAAAGGAGCTGATTAAGTAAAGAAAATTGAGCACTAAACAACCCTGCCCTTTTCGGAAGATTGGGGGTATACTCAACGTCGATAGTAAAATAGTCCTAATACGGCTGCCTGAAGTTACGTTACAGCGCCGAAATAATACGGGCGTATATATTGTTGGTTATGTTGCTATCATAGCCATTGCTCGCATCATTCGTCACATTAACATTGATGCTGGTTGTGCTGCCGGAGTTCGCGTTGGTTCGGGTAATGCTGAAGCCCAGATTTGCCATCCCTCCTGCCCCTATTAACTGACCAGCCTTCAATACCAGGGAGATTTGTCGATTATCAATGGTGCTCGTTACTGTCCAGTTGGCATTGCTTACCGTTACCGGATTACTTGTACCACCCGATACGTTGATACTCGTGATAGACGGCGCAAACGCGAGTGTATACCCTAGCGGAGCCGTGACGGTAATGGATACACTGGCTGGCGATGTAGGATGTCCGTTGACTTCAAAGAGGCTCACCACAAAATTGCCCACGCTGCCTGATGCCGAAAAGCTGGCCTGGGGTAGCACTAAAGAAGGCGTTAAATCGGGGGTTGTTGGCGTGTAAATGATTTTATAGAGCGCACTGGCATCCCGGCTCAGATAATAGAGGTTCCCATCCAGTCCCGTCGAAATAGCAAGGGAATTTCCGGGTAGGCTGGTGGCAAACGATGATCGGGTAGCGGGGTTTACCGACAGGTTTATGTTGTTTATCCAGGAGCCACACAGATCCTGAAAGAAATATTTACCAATAAAACTGGAAGGATAGTTCGTTGTCGTGGGATTGAAGAATGTTCCACCTGTAATTGCGCATCCATTTCCATCGCCCGTAGGCGTATGCGGATAGCTATACACTGGATTGGTAAAAGCGACATTATTGCTTGTTCCTTCGGCAGTTGGCCAGCCAAAATTCAACCCACCCGTTGTGGCATCATTGATTTCTTCCCACGTACTCTGCCCAACATCATTGACAAAAATCCGGCCGGTTCCGGGCTGAATGGCAAGTGTATAGGGGTTGCGTAATCCATAGGCCCATACGCGTTTACGCTGTTCCGTCCCACTCGGAAAGGGGTTATCGGCGGGCGCGCTTCCATCGGCGTTAATACGAAGTATCTTCCCTAAATGGGTATCCAGGTTTTGTGCATTAGGTCCGTTGGCGTTTTCACCAACACCCACGTAAAGCTTGCCATCAGGCCCGAAAACCATAGCGCCACCATTGTGATTGGTTGCACTACTCAACGGGTCTAAATCCAGAATCACAACTTCGCTATTGGCTAACACAACATCGCCATTTGCCGTATACCGACTAATTCGGTTGTGGGCTGGCGTACCTGGCACCGTGTGGTACAGATAAATATAGTGGTTTGTTGAGAAGGCCGGATCTAATACGACACCGATAAGGCCCCGTTCACCGTTGTCATCTACCGTCAGGTGTACAAACGGAGTAGGCAGTAAGGCCCCGTTTTTAATAACCCGCAAATCGCCACTTTGTAAGGTTACAAAGATGCGCCCGTCTGGAGCAAACACCATGGCTGTAGGACCGCTGAGACCATTGGTTACCTGCACCTGCGTAAAACTGGCCGGATACGTTTGAGCCTGTGCAGCTCCCATCGACATGAGCAAACTACCCAAAGCGAGGAGCAACAAATTGCCCGTGCCGACAGCAGATTTGGGCATAAAGTACTTTACCGTATGTCCAATCAATTTGTAAAAAGTTGTCATAAAACGTTGGTATCAAGTAAATGAATCTTTAAAGTATATCGGTAAACTATACCTTTTCTCTAATGTTTGTGGATATGTAGTTTCGTAGATAAAATATATTTATAAAAAGAAATATGACACTTAATTAGAGTCTCGTAGTAAGTGTCGCTAAAGCCACCAAAATTTGATTGATCAATAGAACAACCCTATAAAAAAAGTAGCCCAACCTAAGGCTGGGCTACTCGTAGAAATACATATGGGAATTGAAAATTCTACACTGGTTCTGTTCTCGTAAGGCTACTTATCTTCTTTCAGGGTCGATAGGAAGCTAACGACATCCCGAATTTCCCGCTTTGTGAGTAGGTACTTCATTTCGGGCATACTCGACGGGGAGTTCGTGCGTTTGGCAATCTGGTCTTTTCGAACAGCAATATCAGGTTGATCACCCACTTTTACCGACACCTCTGTAGGCGTTTCACCCTGTAAAATACCGCTAACGGTTTTTCCATTTTTGAGCTTCAGGTTAACGGTTCCAAATCCGGGTGCCAAGCGGGCACTTGGATTAATCAGGGCTTCCAGAAGCTGTTCGCGCGTGAGTCGGCTGGCTACACCGTTCAGACGCGGGCCCGCATTGCCGCCCAGGTCATCATACGAGTGGCACCGAATACACTGAGCCGTTTGGTGGCGGAAGAAAATACGCCGACCCAGATCCGGCTCCCCACCCAGCAAGCTCCCTTTATACGAAGCCGCCAGCGCATCGGGCGATAGTTTGGCTGTAATGGCTTTATACCGGGCTGTCAATTGAGGAGAATGACTACTCTCAACGGCTTCTTCTAATTCCAGTTGCAATTCGGGCGACAGTGTACCTGCCGACAATTTTGTCAACAGTTGGTCGAATGCCTTCTGCGAACTGGCTGCGGGAAGTTTGCCTAGTGTGAGTAGGGCGGCCTGTTTTTCTTCGGTTGTGCGCGTGTTGATCACCTCCGTCAGCAACGTCACCATCCGATCCTTGGGCATACTCGACTTAGCCAGCAAATCCAATCCTGCTACCCGAACGCTTTTATCACTGTCGGCCATAGCTGTTTCAATGGCTTTGCTAACCTGTTTATCGTTCATTGAAGCCAGTGCTCGCAAGGCAGCCACCCGAACAACGGCCTCTTTATCAGTCGTTAACCGGCTAAACAAAGCTTCTGACGCTTCCGTCAAGTCTAATTTGGCAATGGCTTTGATAGCGCTTAGTCTTAAGGCAAGTTCCTGATGGGTTAATAGCTTAGTGTACAGATCAGCCGTTTTGGCTTTAACAACCGCAGGGTCGCGTTCAATCACACCCCGGTAACGTCCGTCTACCCGATCCAATACTGATGGTTTCGCCCAGGTACTCAGCGCTTCCAGTGCTTCGGCCCGCATCGCCAGCGGACTACCTTCTTTTTTAGCATAGTCAATCAGCGTTTGCATGGCTTCGGGCGTACCCACCCGCAAATTTGCGTTGATAGACCGTCGAAGTAAGGCTTCATTGGTGAAGGTTGTCGTTTGCAGCACCTTTCCCAACGCTGGTAATGCGTCTGGAATAGACAGGTCATCATTAATACCCCGAGCGGCTTCTGTCACGATAAACTCATCTTTATCAGCCAGAAAAGCGGCAATACCCGGATCGCTCATGCGACGGAGAGCCACCACAGCCGCAATCCGTACCGCCCGCGACGAGCTACTGGCCAACGCCACAACGGGTGCTGCTTTACCGATGCGAGCCAGCGCCAGACTACCTGCATGACGAATGTAAACGTCCTCATCATTGTTGGCTTCCAGCAGTTGAATAATAGGCTGAATGGCAGGCTCATACGCGATACGACCCAGGGCTTCGGCAGCAAAGAAGCGTGCCCGTGCGTTCGCATCTTTCAGTAACGGAATCAGGGCTGCCCCTGCTTCTTTATACCGAATATCACCCAACCATTTAGCGGCCTGCGCGCGGATTTCAGGATCGGCATCCTGAAGCAACGGCATTAGTAACTGGCCGTATTGTTTATCCTTACGAGCCAGTTGGCTGATCCCCCAAATGCCATGCACACGGGCCAGTTGATTATCAGTTTGCTTAGTAGCTGCGGTAAAAATAGCTACGCCTTTGTCGCCCCGCTTCGCTAACTCAAACTGTGCTTTCTGCCGAACACGCATATCCGGATTTTTCAGTAACTCACCCAAATCGGTTTCGGAACGAGGGCCAAATTTCTCGGCCAGCAAGGCTTTGGTACGTTGCCGATCAGCCGAGTTAGCGCCCGCTTTATCGTCTAGTTTCCAGATACGGCCGTAGTCTTTGGCATCCCAGCCATTGATCCAGTCGGCTGCATACAAAGCCCCATCGGGACCAAAGTCGATACCGGTAGCCAATACACCACCGAGAATTTTTTTCTGCTCACCAAGTTCAAACGAAGCGCCTTTTGGCTTTAGCTTAAACGCGTGAATACCTGATTTGGCAGGGTTCCCCACAAACTCAGCAATGAAAAACGTGTTCTTGTACGCCGGGCTCAGGGCCGTTCCCGGATTGTAGCGCATACCCGCCGGGCCACTCACAAAATTGGCTAAGGTCGGCGTGATATAAGCTGCCTGACCGGCAAAGCGAGGTTTGTACATCTGCTCGTCCATCCACACTTTGTAGGTGTTGTTGTTCGGGTCGCGGTATTTGCCGTACTGCCAGTTGCTGCGCCAGCCCGTATCGGATCCATTGACGATGTAAACCAGCCGTTCTTTCTCGCCCGGATGGTCGCCGTCATTATCCTCGCTGATCAGGTTACCATACTCGTCAAAAACGAACTCGTGGGTATTTCGAACGCCATAGGCAAAAACCTCAAAATCGCTGCCGTCGGGATTGGAACGGACAACGACACCACTGTTGGGGTGTTCCCACTTCTTACCATCTGGTCCTTTGCCATTGAAGCCAATATCACCGATCTGCCAGTAGATTTTGCCATCGGGGCCCATCTCGATACCCGACATGCCGTGACCACCAAAGCCAATATGAACACCGTAGCCATGCGAAATAGACGTTTTTGTTTCGGCGATACCGTCGCCATCTTTATCCTGCATGCGCCAGAGGTCAGGTGCAACGGCTACGTATAAATCATCGCCATTCGTCATAACGCCACCCGCTACGTCGGTCACTTCGTCGTGAAAATCATCGACCACCAACTGCGATAAATCAGCAACGCCATCGCCAGACGTATCTTCAATCCGATAGACATTCTCCTTTTCGACCGTCATGTCACGCCAATCGTGAGAGCCATCACCGTTCAGGTCTTTCAGCCATTCATTTTTCTTGCTGTTTTCGGGCGATAGTACCCGGTGCAGGAATGCTCGTTTATCTTCAATGCTTTGTAATCGGTTCGATTCGATTTCCCAATCCTGGTGGCCCCGGATGTCGAACTCCGAGTTCTTCTGCCGATTTGTCCGGGTGTAATACAGCCTGCCGTTATCATCAATATCAATGGCAATCGGGTCGGCCACCAGCGAATCCACGCCCCACAGGCTCAGGGTAAGCCCTTCGGCAAGTTCAGGCGTTACGGTGGCCTCGATGGCTTTCGCTAACTGCGCAGCCTTTTCGGGAACCATCCGCTTGATCCGGCGGTCTATCGGATCTTTCTCGTTCTGATAGCCTACTAAGCAAAGCATGGGAGCCAGCGCGCAGAGCCAGACAATCTTATTTCTTTTCAATACACTCACCTTACCTTTTTTCATTCTATAGCTAGTTAACCCGTAGTATCGCTTGTGATCAATGGGTCGGATTGGGATTAGTACACACTACAAAGATTCTCACTAATTGGCGGTAGTAAAAGGTTTTTTTTGGCTGGCGCTACTTAATGCAACGAATATGTTTTCTCCCCTACCCTATTTAACGAACCCAGCCCCCTCCAGTAACCATTCCACTTATTGACGGAAGGCCAGCGACTATCCTGGTAATGGGTGATAAATGTCACAGACTGTCAATACCATGGAGAATAGCTTTACCTCAGCATACGAAAAACGAAGCCAATGATACATCTATTGAAATCCATATTCGGCAGTGCCGATACCAGCAACATTGAGGAAGTACTCGCAAAGGGAGCTATTATTATTGACGTCCGCTCGGCCGGTGAGTTTGCCTCGGGTCACGCCAAAGGGGCTGTTAACATTCCCCTCGATCAGTTAGAGTCAAAGCTTTACAAGATCAAAAGCTACCAGAAACCACTCGTACTTTGCTGTGCTTCGGGCATGCGAAGTGCCCGAGCCAAATCGTTTCTGGCAGATCAGGGAATAGCCGATCTGCACGATGCCGGTAGCTGGCGAAATTTGAAGTAAACAATTTCAGGTACTTATCATCAACAAAAAATGCGGACTGGATTAGCCCGCATTTTTTGTTGATCGTTTCTGTGATGAAACATCCTCTAGTCATACTCTTTAAGGACTACCCGAATCGTAGGTTGTACGCTTACCTGCGACCGGACTGAATAACTGATCAGGCAGGCCTTTTCTGCTTTTAGTAGTACGCGATCCGCTTTTTCCACGTCGCCTTCATCAATTAATAGCAATTTCGGGAACAGCTTAATTTCCGATATCATCAGCGTATTGTCTACAGTTTCCAGTTTACCAACGGCCCGGCAATCGAAATCATCGAAGTCAAGCTTAGCGTTTTCGGCAATAGCCAGAAAGGTTGTCATGAAACAACTCGAAACTGAAGCTACCAGCAAGTGCTCCGGCGACCAGACACCGGGCATTCCCTTCGGGAATTCAGGGGGTGTAGCCACATCAATATTTTCGTTTAAAACGGGAGAGCTTAACTGCCCCAAACGGGCATATTGCCAGCCCAAATTGACTTCATAATAGTGGGTTTCCATACTATCCAGTCGTGAAGATGACTATTGCTAACTAGTTACTACAGGAGGGTTGTTGGACAAACGTAATCCGTAAGCGGGAGTTTACCCGTTTGCTTGATGGCGGCAAAACCACCCGCTACATTGATCAGATTGGTGAATCCACGCGCTTTTAGGATAGATAGAGCAACCATAGAGCGATACCCACCCGCGCAATGCACATAGTATGTTTTGGTGCGGTCGATACGCGCCATGTTTTCGTTGATGAAGTCGAGCGGCAAATTCTCTACGCCTACGATATGCTCCGAATCGTACTCACTCTTCCGCCGGACATCCAATACTGGCAAGTTGGGATTCTGATTGAAAAGGGTAGCAAAGGTTTCGGCCGTTATCGACGGAATTGTATCGACCTCCCGGCCATCGGCCTGCCAGGCCGTAAACCCACCGGTCAAATAGCCAATGCAGTTATCGTAACCTACGCGTGCTAACCGCAACACGGCCTCTTCCTCTTTACCTTCGGGAGCTACAAGCAGTATAGGCTGGTTTAAATCAGGAATCAACGTGCCGACCCAGCCCGCGAATTGCCCTTCCAGGCCAATATTTATCGCGCTGGAAATGAAGCCTTTGGCAAAGTTCTGTGTGTCCCGAACGTCCAGAATCAGGGCATCCACTTCATTGGCTGCGGCTTCAAAAGCAGCGGGCGATAATGCCTGCGTTCCCTGTTGGATTACCTCATCAATAGCGCTATACCCCAGTTTGTTCATCACCGCATTTTTAGGGAAATACTGCGGAGGAGGCACAAGCCCGGTGGTTACTTCGTTAATAAAGGCCTCTTTGCTTTGCGCGCGTAAGGCATAATTAAACCGCTTTTGATTACCCAGCGTGTCGGACGTTTCCTTACTCATGTTCTTGCCGCAGGCCGATCCAGCCCCATGACCGGGGTAAACAATCACATCGTCGGGCAGGGTCATGATTTTGGTATGCAGACTATCGTAAAGATACCCGGCCAGGTCTTCGCGCGAAAGGTCAGTTTTAATGGCCAGGTCAGGTCGGCCAACATCGCCAATGAACAGGGTATCGCCCGTGAAGATGGCCGTTTCTTTACCCGCTTCATCAAGCAGTAAAAATGACGACGACTCCATGGTGTGACCGGGCGTGTGTAGCACCCTGATTTTAACTTTTCCTACCGAAAACTCCTCACCGTCTTTGGCAACATACGCTTCATAACCCGGTTGAGCTGTAGGGCCAAAAACGATTGTTGCTCCGGTTTTTGCCGCCAGGTCCAGGTGGCCTGATACAAAATCGGCGTGGAAGTGGGTTTCAAAAACGTATTTGATGGTTGCTCCATCTTCCTTCGCCCGATCCGTGTAGGGTTTGGTTTCACGAAGCGGATCAATAATGGCAGCCTCCCCTTCCGATTCAATGTAATAGGCTGCCTCAGCCAGACATCCGGTATAAATCTGCTCGATTTTCATGACTTTCCCCTTGTTAAATTGGTAAGTCAAAATTGGAAATCTGGCCGGGGTTGTTCAGTGATATTTGTTACAAACCGGACGTGATTATTATCAGGTTAATGCGGTAATTTTTCCATACATACCCATACACCCAGGTACCGGCAATGGCACTCAGCAGGGTAACGAGTACCACAACGTATCCACTGCCGATCTGGGCAAACAAAGGTCCAGGACAGGCACCCGTGATCGCCCAGCCCAGGCCAAACAGCAATCCACCGTAGATTTGCCCCCGATTGAATGGTTTAGGATGAAACTCAATTGGTTCGCCTGATAAAGTTTTGATTTTAAACCGTTTGATTAACCAGACGGAGATCATGCCAACCACCACGGCCGATCCAATAACAC
Coding sequences:
- a CDS encoding HEAT repeat domain-containing protein, coding for MKKGKVSVLKRNKIVWLCALAPMLCLVGYQNEKDPIDRRIKRMVPEKAAQLAKAIEATVTPELAEGLTLSLWGVDSLVADPIAIDIDDNGRLYYTRTNRQKNSEFDIRGHQDWEIESNRLQSIEDKRAFLHRVLSPENSKKNEWLKDLNGDGSHDWRDMTVEKENVYRIEDTSGDGVADLSQLVVDDFHDEVTDVAGGVMTNGDDLYVAVAPDLWRMQDKDGDGIAETKTSISHGYGVHIGFGGHGMSGIEMGPDGKIYWQIGDIGFNGKGPDGKKWEHPNSGVVVRSNPDGSDFEVFAYGVRNTHEFVFDEYGNLISEDNDGDHPGEKERLVYIVNGSDTGWRSNWQYGKYRDPNNNTYKVWMDEQMYKPRFAGQAAYITPTLANFVSGPAGMRYNPGTALSPAYKNTFFIAEFVGNPAKSGIHAFKLKPKGASFELGEQKKILGGVLATGIDFGPDGALYAADWINGWDAKDYGRIWKLDDKAGANSADRQRTKALLAEKFGPRSETDLGELLKNPDMRVRQKAQFELAKRGDKGVAIFTAATKQTDNQLARVHGIWGISQLARKDKQYGQLLMPLLQDADPEIRAQAAKWLGDIRYKEAGAALIPLLKDANARARFFAAEALGRIAYEPAIQPIIQLLEANNDEDVYIRHAGSLALARIGKAAPVVALASSSSRAVRIAAVVALRRMSDPGIAAFLADKDEFIVTEAARGINDDLSIPDALPALGKVLQTTTFTNEALLRRSINANLRVGTPEAMQTLIDYAKKEGSPLAMRAEALEALSTWAKPSVLDRVDGRYRGVIERDPAVVKAKTADLYTKLLTHQELALRLSAIKAIAKLDLTEASEALFSRLTTDKEAVVRVAALRALASMNDKQVSKAIETAMADSDKSVRVAGLDLLAKSSMPKDRMVTLLTEVINTRTTEEKQAALLTLGKLPAASSQKAFDQLLTKLSAGTLSPELQLELEEAVESSHSPQLTARYKAITAKLSPDALAASYKGSLLGGEPDLGRRIFFRHQTAQCIRCHSYDDLGGNAGPRLNGVASRLTREQLLEALINPSARLAPGFGTVNLKLKNGKTVSGILQGETPTEVSVKVGDQPDIAVRKDQIAKRTNSPSSMPEMKYLLTKREIRDVVSFLSTLKEDK
- a CDS encoding rhodanese-like domain-containing protein, giving the protein MIHLLKSIFGSADTSNIEEVLAKGAIIIDVRSAGEFASGHAKGAVNIPLDQLESKLYKIKSYQKPLVLCCASGMRSARAKSFLADQGIADLHDAGSWRNLK
- a CDS encoding OsmC family protein; the encoded protein is METHYYEVNLGWQYARLGQLSSPVLNENIDVATPPEFPKGMPGVWSPEHLLVASVSSCFMTTFLAIAENAKLDFDDFDCRAVGKLETVDNTLMISEIKLFPKLLLIDEGDVEKADRVLLKAEKACLISYSVRSQVSVQPTIRVVLKEYD
- a CDS encoding rhodanese-like domain-containing protein, which produces MKIEQIYTGCLAEAAYYIESEGEAAIIDPLRETKPYTDRAKEDGATIKYVFETHFHADFVSGHLDLAAKTGATIVFGPTAQPGYEAYVAKDGEEFSVGKVKIRVLHTPGHTMESSSFLLLDEAGKETAIFTGDTLFIGDVGRPDLAIKTDLSREDLAGYLYDSLHTKIMTLPDDVIVYPGHGAGSACGKNMSKETSDTLGNQKRFNYALRAQSKEAFINEVTTGLVPPPQYFPKNAVMNKLGYSAIDEVIQQGTQALSPAAFEAAANEVDALILDVRDTQNFAKGFISSAINIGLEGQFAGWVGTLIPDLNQPILLVAPEGKEEEAVLRLARVGYDNCIGYLTGGFTAWQADGREVDTIPSITAETFATLFNQNPNLPVLDVRRKSEYDSEHIVGVENLPLDFINENMARIDRTKTYYVHCAGGYRSMVALSILKARGFTNLINVAGGFAAIKQTGKLPLTDYVCPTTLL